From a single Aggregatilinea lenta genomic region:
- a CDS encoding ABC transporter permease, with product MDGNRPLAIPPLLRDAARAVILSLAVGVIGVFFVLGTRQLYVEAAAVENLSFDDIVPTPVEVYHAWQQYESLLLEKHIPTTMWETLAGLSIAIVLGVVIAALMDFSRLLRWILYPILVVSQTIPIFAIAILLILVFGFGSGPKITVVVLFCFFPVALNTFAGLQSADPELLSLLRAMGASSVQAWTKVRLPAAMPSFFGGLRIAATYSVVGAIFGEYITAQYGLGVFLKRSYSSFRIDQAYVAIIATAVLSLLLVLIVNGVERLALRWYYTSRRGGWRGPGIY from the coding sequence ATGGACGGAAATCGGCCTCTGGCGATCCCGCCGCTGCTGCGTGATGCGGCCCGTGCGGTGATCCTGTCCCTGGCGGTGGGTGTAATCGGGGTGTTTTTCGTGCTCGGCACGCGCCAGCTTTACGTCGAGGCGGCGGCAGTCGAAAACCTGTCGTTCGACGACATCGTGCCCACGCCGGTTGAGGTCTACCACGCGTGGCAGCAGTACGAGTCGCTGCTGCTCGAAAAACACATCCCCACGACGATGTGGGAGACGTTGGCCGGGCTGTCGATCGCGATCGTGCTGGGCGTGGTGATCGCCGCACTGATGGACTTTTCGCGCCTGCTGCGCTGGATTCTGTACCCGATCCTGGTCGTTTCGCAGACGATCCCGATCTTCGCCATCGCCATTCTGCTGATCCTGGTGTTCGGCTTTGGCAGCGGCCCGAAGATCACGGTCGTGGTGCTGTTCTGCTTTTTCCCCGTGGCGCTGAATACCTTCGCCGGGCTTCAATCCGCCGACCCGGAACTGCTCTCGCTGCTGCGCGCGATGGGCGCCAGCTCCGTGCAGGCGTGGACCAAAGTGCGGCTCCCGGCTGCCATGCCCTCGTTTTTCGGTGGGCTGCGCATCGCGGCGACGTACAGCGTCGTGGGTGCGATTTTTGGCGAATACATCACCGCCCAGTACGGATTGGGCGTGTTCCTGAAGCGGTCCTACAGCAGCTTCCGTATCGATCAGGCGTACGTGGCGATCATCGCCACGGCGGTGCTGAGCCTGCTGCTGGTGCTGATCGTGAACGGGGTCGAGCGGCTGGCGCTGCGCTGGTATTACACCTCGCGGCGCGGCGGCTGGCGCGGCCCCGGCATCTACTGA
- a CDS encoding thiamine diphosphokinase, which translates to MIPPTPDTPPTRALVFAGGDLNDGPAVQAALDAAGDALIVAADSGARLALACGLMPDLVVGDLDSLAADEVADLRARGVTIDQHPAHKDETDLELALIAACARGATWLRILGAVGDRMDQTLANIALLTLPDLDGRDARLVSGRQTLWLLHPGLHPLHGEPGDTISLIAFVPGVTGITTDGLKYPLRDEALAFGPARGVSNVMLGREASVRFDAGLVIAVHTPGRA; encoded by the coding sequence TTGATTCCACCGACACCTGACACCCCACCCACGCGCGCGCTGGTCTTCGCGGGCGGCGACCTCAACGACGGCCCCGCCGTGCAGGCGGCGCTGGATGCGGCAGGCGACGCACTGATCGTCGCGGCGGATTCCGGCGCGCGGTTGGCGCTGGCGTGCGGCCTGATGCCCGATCTCGTCGTCGGCGATCTCGATTCGCTGGCGGCGGACGAGGTCGCGGATCTGCGGGCGCGCGGCGTGACCATCGACCAGCATCCGGCCCACAAGGACGAAACGGATCTCGAACTCGCGCTGATTGCGGCCTGTGCGCGTGGCGCGACATGGCTGCGCATCCTCGGCGCGGTCGGGGATCGCATGGACCAGACGCTGGCCAACATCGCGCTGCTGACCCTGCCGGACCTGGACGGGCGCGATGCGCGGCTGGTCAGCGGGCGGCAGACGCTGTGGCTGCTGCATCCTGGCCTGCACCCGCTGCACGGCGAGCCAGGCGACACGATCTCGCTGATCGCGTTCGTGCCGGGCGTAACGGGCATCACCACCGACGGCCTGAAATATCCCCTGCGCGACGAGGCGCTGGCTTTTGGCCCGGCGCGCGGCGTCAGCAACGTCATGCTGGGGCGCGAAGCGTCGGTGCGTTTCGATGCCGGGCTGGTGATCGCCGTGCACACGCCGGGGAGAGCCTGA
- a CDS encoding DPP IV N-terminal domain-containing protein yields the protein MRKAAKRHVLVGVICILLMSALVASALAASTTQERVAQPTGTPAVGEDWSGTILFEAVRYGKFVIKALNLRSGTTTQLTSAQYNSYSPSWLPDGVHIGFVSDRDGRPEIYTMLADGSNVHQITRNRLNEQSPSWSPDGKKLIYQIWPEEGSRLTLPQLYITNLETLETEQLTYGPGGSYDPSWSPDGEYIVFMANPDGHPDIYRMSMNDGEIVRLTHSVFPVTHIQNYAPSWSPDGKQIAFLSIRKVATDIYIMDFDGHGIRCITCGSKALRASAPTWSPDGEQIAFSSKGDICIMNIGNGEWNCLEHTVALDGSWNSDWR from the coding sequence ATGAGAAAAGCTGCGAAGAGACATGTGCTGGTTGGCGTCATTTGCATACTGCTTATGTCCGCGCTAGTTGCTTCAGCCCTGGCAGCATCGACCACCCAAGAACGAGTGGCGCAGCCTACCGGCACGCCTGCGGTTGGTGAGGATTGGAGTGGGACTATACTTTTTGAAGCAGTAAGGTACGGGAAATTTGTTATTAAGGCTCTGAATCTTCGAAGTGGCACCACCACGCAGCTTACCAGTGCGCAGTACAACAGTTATAGCCCGTCTTGGTTACCTGATGGGGTGCATATTGGCTTTGTGTCGGATCGAGATGGACGTCCTGAAATTTACACAATGCTTGCGGATGGTTCGAATGTACATCAAATAACACGCAATAGATTAAACGAACAGTCTCCATCCTGGTCACCTGACGGGAAAAAGCTGATCTACCAAATATGGCCCGAGGAAGGATCGCGACTCACACTGCCTCAACTGTATATTACGAACCTCGAAACTTTGGAAACTGAGCAGTTGACCTATGGTCCTGGTGGAAGCTACGATCCGTCCTGGTCCCCTGATGGAGAATACATCGTTTTTATGGCCAATCCTGATGGCCACCCTGACATTTACCGTATGAGTATGAACGATGGCGAGATTGTCCGCTTGACACACAGCGTCTTTCCAGTTACCCACATCCAAAATTACGCTCCATCCTGGTCGCCTGACGGAAAACAAATCGCTTTTCTTTCTATTCGCAAGGTGGCCACGGACATATACATCATGGATTTCGATGGGCATGGTATTCGTTGCATTACATGCGGCAGTAAGGCTCTTAGGGCTAGCGCACCCACATGGTCACCCGATGGTGAACAAATCGCTTTTAGTTCCAAAGGTGATATTTGTATCATGAATATAGGCAACGGTGAGTGGAATTGTCTGGAGCACACTGTCGCGCTTGACGGAAGTTGGAATTCGGATTGGCGATAA
- a CDS encoding IS5 family transposase (programmed frameshift): MAKRRPYPTDLTDKQWALVEPLLPKETRGRKPVHPRREMLNALLYLVRTGCQWRMLPHDLPPWEAVYAFWRRLVAQRALERINDALRIQIRLQEDREAEPSVVIVDSQSVQTAEKKGVCGLDGHKRRKGIKRQIAVDTQGGLMRVLVHAANQQDIIGAKWLLMRLPFTRCLALFLFDSGYDSPALMHWCEDVFGVRTEVTHRNTQGGFKVLPKRWVVERTFGWLNRFRRLSKDYEHVSAISEGFVYLSMIHLMLRRLARPI, translated from the exons ATGGCCAAGAGACGACCCTACCCAACAGACCTAACGGACAAACAGTGGGCACTGGTGGAACCGCTGCTGCCCAAGGAAACGCGTGGCCGCAAGCCGGTCCACCCCCGGCGCGAGATGCTCAATGCGTTGCTGTACTTGGTGCGCACCGGCTGCCAGTGGCGCATGCTGCCGCACGACTTGCCGCCGTGGGAGGCAGTGTATGCCTTCTGGCGACGACTGGTGGCGCAGCGAGCACTCGAACGCATCAATGATGCGCTGCGCATCCAGATCCGGCTGCAGGAGGACCGAGAAGCCGAGCCCAGCGTGGTGATTGTCGACAGCCAGTCGGTGCAGACGGCGGAAA AAAAGGGGGTCTGCGGCCTGGACGGCCACAAACGACGCAAAGGCATCAAGCGCCAAATCGCCGTCGATACCCAGGGAGGGCTGATGCGCGTGCTGGTGCATGCTGCCAATCAGCAGGATATCATCGGGGCGAAATGGCTCTTGATGCGCTTGCCCTTCACGCGTTGTCTGGCCTTGTTTCTCTTTGACAGCGGCTATGACAGCCCTGCTTTGATGCACTGGTGTGAGGATGTTTTTGGTGTTCGCACGGAAGTCACGCATCGTAACACTCAGGGCGGTTTTAAGGTATTGCCCAAGCGCTGGGTTGTCGAACGTACTTTCGGCTGGCTCAATCGTTTCCGTCGTCTGAGCAAGGATTACGAGCACGTCTCGGCCATCTCTGAGGGCTTCGTCTATCTCTCGATGATTCATTTGATGCTCCGTCGTCTTGCTCGTCCTATTTAA
- a CDS encoding alpha/beta fold hydrolase: protein MSAITVEGDLIHYEVLGRGRPVILVHGWLGSWRYWIPAMSQLSTKYRTYAIDLWGFGDSGKDPRHYDFASQVLLIDQFMTRMGIAKAALIGHDLGAAVISRFAMTWPDRVPRLMAVSPPLFRLAPGTPLIAPAPPLPAPPVLVSPPAAETLVKSPLRATPQPPPNAETITTRTDEMKARLQAAVEAQKTAESEPSTKAAAKPPTPPPPMPTQVSRGTPPVPVPPVAPPRAAPSMPVTPPDSSLPNPLRDYLDVLEPLALLEKHVDAGPDLDKLKVEVGKADKMALARSVTSFAGVDTLRDLARLTVPALAVYGMNDTFLPPPDSEMIARLKEGRDNFHLLGIEGGQHFPMLENIETFTRLLQDFLDLPNVMDVEIKKKWERRVR, encoded by the coding sequence ATGAGCGCGATTACGGTCGAGGGTGATCTGATTCACTACGAGGTGCTGGGCCGGGGACGGCCTGTGATCCTGGTGCATGGCTGGTTGGGGTCCTGGCGTTACTGGATCCCGGCTATGTCGCAGCTCAGCACGAAATACCGGACCTATGCCATTGACCTGTGGGGTTTCGGCGATTCGGGCAAGGACCCGCGTCACTACGATTTCGCCTCGCAGGTGCTGCTGATCGACCAGTTCATGACGCGGATGGGCATCGCCAAAGCCGCGCTGATCGGGCATGACCTGGGCGCGGCGGTGATCTCGCGCTTTGCGATGACCTGGCCCGACCGCGTGCCGCGCCTGATGGCCGTGTCTCCCCCGTTGTTTCGCCTCGCGCCGGGTACGCCGCTGATCGCGCCTGCGCCGCCGCTTCCGGCTCCGCCGGTGCTCGTGTCACCGCCTGCGGCGGAGACGCTGGTCAAGTCGCCGCTGCGCGCCACACCCCAGCCGCCGCCCAACGCCGAGACGATTACCACTCGCACCGACGAGATGAAGGCGCGCCTGCAAGCCGCGGTCGAGGCGCAGAAAACCGCCGAATCGGAACCGTCCACGAAGGCCGCCGCCAAGCCGCCAACTCCGCCGCCGCCCATGCCTACGCAAGTGTCGCGCGGGACGCCGCCCGTGCCCGTGCCGCCCGTCGCGCCGCCGCGCGCTGCGCCGTCCATGCCGGTCACACCGCCCGACAGCAGCCTGCCGAACCCCCTGCGCGATTATCTGGACGTGCTGGAGCCGCTTGCGCTGTTGGAAAAGCACGTGGACGCCGGGCCGGACCTGGACAAGCTGAAGGTCGAGGTCGGCAAGGCGGACAAGATGGCGCTGGCCCGCAGCGTGACGTCGTTCGCCGGGGTGGACACGCTGCGCGACCTCGCGCGCCTGACGGTCCCGGCGCTGGCCGTGTACGGCATGAACGACACCTTCCTGCCCCCGCCCGATTCGGAGATGATTGCGCGCCTGAAGGAAGGCCGCGATAACTTCCATCTGCTCGGCATTGAGGGCGGTCAGCACTTCCCCATGCTCGAAAACATCGAGACGTTCACGCGCCTGCTGCAAGACTTCCTCGATCTGCCCAACGTCATGGACGTCGAGATCAAGAAGAAGTGGGAGCGGCGGGTCCGCTAG
- a CDS encoding response regulator transcription factor: MAKILVVEDERDIRDLVEFTLKYAGHEVVKISNGADAIQAVPEMMPDLILMDVRMPRMTGYEACRVLKTMDAVKHIPVVFLSAKGQQSEMDGGVDAGAYDYILKPFAPDDLIKRVAEVLGKFGIESPSHGLGGLS; the protein is encoded by the coding sequence ATGGCGAAGATTCTAGTTGTAGAAGACGAGCGAGACATCCGCGATCTCGTCGAATTTACCCTCAAATATGCCGGGCATGAGGTCGTGAAGATCAGCAATGGCGCGGATGCGATCCAGGCCGTGCCCGAGATGATGCCCGACCTGATCCTGATGGACGTGCGCATGCCGCGCATGACCGGGTACGAAGCCTGCCGTGTGCTCAAGACGATGGACGCCGTCAAGCATATCCCCGTGGTGTTCCTGTCGGCGAAGGGCCAGCAGTCCGAGATGGATGGCGGTGTCGACGCGGGCGCGTACGATTACATCCTCAAACCGTTTGCTCCGGATGATTTGATTAAGCGCGTGGCCGAGGTGTTGGGTAAGTTTGGCATCGAAAGCCCCAGCCACGGGCTTGGCGGCCTGAGCTGA